In the Flavobacterium sp. J372 genome, one interval contains:
- a CDS encoding DUF4241 domain-containing protein, giving the protein MKDLNEYELHYDLDAEFSSSELVEIHVGDLNLPTGKIIAADPFFTDSQPAFARSVEPDKYPVYIYMAEIDELHHRVAYAKVKFRPETPTKYILALTEDLTAEELDELGDDEFFGFPVDSGLAALLDAETNQQLTMRMNLLQENKPESNYYDEVLAKEFEEYSGKNKFSRSLGDWNDHHPSTDSDNNVIMFSSGWGDGYYPAYWGLNDNGDTIELVIDFLINDFEEGEDDEFEDEEV; this is encoded by the coding sequence ATGAAAGACCTTAATGAATATGAACTGCATTATGACCTGGATGCAGAATTCAGCAGCAGTGAACTTGTTGAAATACACGTTGGTGACCTAAACCTGCCAACAGGTAAAATAATCGCGGCAGACCCATTTTTTACTGACAGCCAGCCCGCTTTTGCACGGAGCGTTGAACCTGATAAATACCCTGTTTATATTTACATGGCCGAAATTGATGAACTGCATCACCGCGTAGCGTATGCTAAAGTAAAATTCAGGCCGGAGACTCCCACTAAATATATCCTTGCCTTAACAGAAGACCTTACAGCTGAAGAACTTGACGAACTTGGCGATGATGAGTTTTTCGGGTTTCCTGTTGATTCTGGCCTGGCTGCACTGCTTGATGCCGAAACTAATCAACAGTTGACAATGCGTATGAATTTACTTCAGGAAAATAAGCCTGAGTCAAACTATTATGATGAAGTGCTTGCCAAAGAATTTGAAGAATATTCAGGTAAAAATAAATTCTCGCGGTCGCTTGGAGACTGGAATGACCATCATCCGAGCACAGATTCTGACAATAACGTAATTATGTTTTCTTCGGGCTGGGGTGATGGCTATTATCCTGCATACTGGGGCCTGAATGACAATGGTGATACAATAGAACTTGTTATTGATTTCCTAATCAACGATTTTGAAGAAGGCGAAGACGATGAGTTTGAGGACGAAGAAGTCTAG
- a CDS encoding metallophosphoesterase, with product MLKRIAHITDSHLGDPTALSRGINPDKNLEAALKHAIDIGIDELIFGGDIGYDERYQHFFKMLEKYKPGFKIVLGNHDNFQEVKKYYSRQFQADGLYHSKEDEYYKYIWLNSSSESIGPQQMAWLESEVNTSKRIVIFVHHPVLGFETGMDAVYPLKNRDEVFALLQQCRQNVTIFCGHYHMPDKRTNGKITQYITPALSFQVKKNSTDIEIITPYFGYRLITLTENNIRTRLVTNYYDRFITGPEH from the coding sequence ATGCTAAAACGGATTGCCCACATTACCGACTCGCACCTTGGAGACCCGACTGCACTATCTCGCGGAATAAACCCGGACAAAAATCTGGAGGCGGCATTAAAACATGCTATTGACATTGGCATTGATGAGCTGATATTTGGCGGAGACATTGGCTATGATGAAAGATACCAGCACTTTTTTAAAATGCTGGAGAAATACAAACCAGGCTTTAAGATTGTACTTGGCAACCATGATAATTTTCAAGAAGTTAAGAAATATTATTCAAGGCAATTTCAGGCCGATGGCCTTTACCACAGCAAAGAAGATGAGTATTATAAATATATTTGGCTAAACTCTTCTTCAGAAAGTATAGGCCCACAACAAATGGCCTGGCTTGAAAGTGAAGTAAATACATCAAAAAGAATTGTGATTTTTGTGCATCACCCCGTACTTGGATTCGAAACCGGCATGGATGCTGTATATCCGCTAAAAAACCGCGATGAGGTGTTTGCATTACTGCAGCAATGCCGGCAGAATGTTACCATTTTTTGCGGACACTACCATATGCCTGATAAACGCACTAATGGTAAAATTACGCAATATATTACACCTGCGCTGTCATTCCAGGTTAAAAAGAACTCAACTGATATTGAAATCATTACGCCATACTTTGGCTACAGGTTAATTACTCTTACGGAAAACAACATTCGCACCCGGCTTGTTACCAACTACTACGACAGATTCATTACCGGACCGGAACATTAA
- a CDS encoding SRPBCC family protein produces MNLESPKVTVDKPAQYIFDALSDVRNFEKLMPENISKFEVTGEESFIFALKGMPEIKLKMKDRQAPNKVVLGAASDKLPFTLTGDIQAAGDSSSTVQLKFEGEFNAMMAMMVKGPISKFIETLAGNMHKL; encoded by the coding sequence ATGAATCTAGAAAGCCCTAAAGTTACAGTTGACAAACCGGCACAATACATCTTTGACGCATTGAGTGATGTGAGGAATTTTGAGAAACTGATGCCTGAAAACATCTCCAAATTTGAAGTGACAGGTGAAGAGTCATTCATATTTGCACTAAAAGGCATGCCTGAAATTAAACTAAAAATGAAAGACAGGCAGGCACCGAATAAAGTAGTTTTAGGCGCTGCAAGCGATAAGCTTCCGTTTACTCTGACGGGCGATATTCAGGCTGCGGGTGACAGCTCAAGCACTGTGCAGCTTAAATTCGAGGGTGAATTCAATGCGATGATGGCCATGATGGTAAAAGGCCCAATCAGCAAATTTATTGAGACACTAGCAGGAAACATGCATAAGTTGTAA
- the pyrE gene encoding orotate phosphoribosyltransferase, protein MIFNTDTAKKTAELLLQINAIKLNPKNPFTWASGWNSPIYCDNRVTLSFPPIRNYIREEFSKHIEKQFGKPDVIAGVATGAIGIGMLVAEYMGLPFVYVRPEPKKHGRQNQVEGFLQKGQNVVVVEDLISTGNSSLLAVDALKAAGANVKGMVAIFTYGFDVATENFKNANVDLHTLGDYNTLLQLAVTKQYITEAEQQTLAEWRKNPAEWDN, encoded by the coding sequence ATGATTTTCAATACAGACACAGCCAAAAAAACTGCCGAATTGCTTTTACAAATAAACGCAATTAAATTAAATCCCAAAAATCCTTTTACTTGGGCTTCCGGATGGAATTCGCCTATTTACTGCGATAACCGCGTTACGCTGTCTTTCCCGCCGATACGTAACTACATCCGTGAGGAGTTTTCAAAACATATTGAAAAACAGTTTGGCAAACCCGACGTTATTGCCGGCGTGGCCACAGGAGCCATAGGTATCGGCATGCTTGTGGCTGAATATATGGGGCTTCCATTTGTTTACGTGCGTCCTGAGCCTAAGAAACACGGCCGCCAAAACCAGGTGGAAGGCTTTTTACAAAAAGGCCAGAATGTGGTTGTGGTTGAAGACCTTATAAGCACCGGAAACAGCAGCCTGCTTGCGGTTGACGCATTGAAAGCCGCCGGAGCCAATGTTAAAGGTATGGTAGCTATATTTACCTACGGGTTTGATGTTGCTACTGAAAACTTTAAAAATGCCAATGTTGACCTGCATACACTTGGAGATTATAACACTCTTCTTCAACTTGCTGTGACAAAACAGTATATCACTGAAGCTGAACAACAAACCCTTGCAGAATGGCGGAAGAATCCTGCGGAATGGGATAATTAA
- a CDS encoding NUDIX hydrolase: MYKVFVNDKPLFLTSEVMKETDFQLFLLETADVEHIIKKMFNNKIKKAYLYHPDEKEILKKLKEKIPVSKAGGGLVYNKDGNVLFIFRNGKWDLPKGGTEKGEEIEDTAMREVEEETGVSGLSIVKKLQKTYHIFKRNGVYKLKITHWFEMQTNYDGKLTGQLEEGIEKVAWLNPEEIKAALENSYENIKLLFENESVTLAK; encoded by the coding sequence ATGTATAAAGTTTTTGTAAACGATAAGCCGCTTTTTTTAACGAGCGAGGTGATGAAAGAAACCGATTTTCAGCTATTCCTGCTTGAAACGGCTGATGTTGAGCATATCATAAAAAAGATGTTCAACAACAAAATAAAAAAGGCATACCTGTACCATCCTGACGAGAAGGAAATACTCAAGAAATTAAAGGAAAAAATACCGGTTTCAAAAGCGGGCGGAGGGCTTGTTTACAACAAAGACGGCAATGTGCTTTTTATCTTTCGCAACGGGAAATGGGATCTGCCAAAGGGAGGGACCGAGAAGGGCGAGGAGATTGAAGATACTGCTATGCGTGAAGTTGAGGAAGAGACCGGCGTAAGCGGACTTAGCATTGTAAAAAAGCTGCAGAAAACATACCACATTTTTAAGCGTAATGGCGTCTACAAACTCAAGATAACGCACTGGTTTGAGATGCAAACTAATTACGATGGCAAGCTTACAGGGCAGCTTGAGGAGGGCATTGAAAAAGTGGCATGGCTTAACCCTGAAGAAATTAAAGCGGCGCTTGAAAACTCTTATGAAAATATAAAGCTATTGTTTGAAAATGAGTCTGTTACGTTAGCTAAATAG
- a CDS encoding M14 family metallopeptidase, producing MKQLLLLLLPFSLLAQKPMYTTPYEKGNGNQTATYQETIDYFKLLDSGFETIKMIEMGPTDGGEHLHIVIYSPTKEFDFEKLHKDKVILLLNNGIHPGEPDGIDATMMLYRDLATGKIKAPGNTVIVNIPVYNIGGMLNRNSHSRSNQNGPESYGFRGNARNYDLNRDFLKSDTKDARSFAQIFHTVKPDVFIDNHVSNGADYQYTFTYIATHHQKLGGKLGQYFKEQMLPQILAAMKAKGIEAIPYVNIHDEMPDKGFEQFMDYPRYSTGYASMFSVPGSMPETHMLKNYKDRVDVTYQYMLESLSFIDKNYKQIKQLRAENLSSYKPGSKYTLQWELDKTKVTQLPFLGYEGGYKQSEVSGKQRLYYDRNKPFNKTVPYYSEYKPTLEVTIPEAYIVPKQWWEAIELLKLNGIAMSALEADTEMEVETYRIIDYKTSKSAYEGHYPHSNVQIEKSLKKVKLRKGDYVISTNQPGVKYLLETLEPQAADSYFNWNFFDAILQQKEYFSAYVFEDTAAKLLKDDANLKAKFEQKKKDDKAFPEDGDAQLDWIYRNSAYYEKSHMEYPVCRRVR from the coding sequence ATGAAACAACTTTTGCTCCTGCTCCTGCCCTTTTCACTTTTAGCACAGAAACCCATGTACACTACCCCATATGAGAAAGGTAACGGCAACCAGACCGCTACTTACCAGGAAACTATTGACTATTTCAAGCTGCTTGACTCGGGTTTTGAAACCATCAAAATGATAGAGATGGGCCCTACCGACGGCGGCGAGCATCTGCACATTGTAATTTATAGTCCCACCAAAGAATTCGACTTTGAAAAGTTGCACAAGGATAAGGTGATACTTTTGCTCAACAATGGCATACACCCCGGTGAACCTGACGGTATTGATGCCACTATGATGCTGTACCGCGACCTGGCAACCGGCAAGATCAAAGCCCCTGGCAACACGGTTATCGTCAACATTCCCGTGTATAATATTGGAGGCATGCTGAACCGCAACTCACACAGCCGTTCCAACCAAAATGGCCCTGAGAGCTATGGCTTCCGCGGGAACGCGCGCAACTATGACCTGAACCGCGATTTCCTGAAGAGCGACACCAAAGATGCCCGCAGTTTCGCACAGATTTTCCACACCGTTAAGCCAGACGTGTTTATAGACAACCACGTAAGCAATGGCGCTGACTACCAGTACACCTTTACATATATTGCCACGCACCACCAGAAACTGGGCGGAAAATTAGGCCAGTATTTCAAAGAACAGATGCTTCCGCAGATACTGGCTGCCATGAAAGCCAAAGGTATAGAGGCCATTCCGTATGTAAACATCCACGACGAAATGCCGGATAAAGGCTTTGAACAGTTTATGGACTACCCGCGCTATTCGACAGGATATGCCTCGATGTTCAGCGTGCCGGGTAGTATGCCCGAAACCCACATGCTGAAAAATTACAAAGACCGTGTAGATGTAACGTACCAGTACATGCTGGAGTCACTTTCATTTATCGACAAAAATTATAAGCAAATAAAGCAGCTTCGCGCCGAAAACCTGTCGAGCTATAAACCGGGCAGCAAGTACACCCTGCAATGGGAGCTCGACAAAACTAAAGTGACTCAACTGCCTTTCCTTGGCTATGAGGGCGGCTATAAACAGAGTGAAGTATCCGGCAAGCAACGGCTGTATTATGACAGAAACAAGCCTTTCAATAAAACGGTGCCCTATTATAGCGAGTACAAACCAACACTTGAAGTAACCATACCCGAGGCTTATATTGTACCGAAGCAATGGTGGGAGGCCATAGAATTATTGAAGCTTAACGGCATTGCCATGTCGGCTTTAGAAGCAGATACTGAAATGGAGGTTGAAACCTACCGTATTATTGATTATAAAACTTCGAAGTCGGCTTACGAAGGGCATTATCCGCACAGTAATGTACAGATTGAAAAATCTTTAAAGAAAGTAAAGTTGCGCAAAGGTGATTATGTCATCAGCACCAATCAGCCCGGCGTGAAATATCTTTTGGAAACATTAGAGCCACAGGCGGCAGACTCTTATTTTAACTGGAACTTTTTTGATGCCATCCTTCAGCAGAAAGAATACTTTTCGGCCTATGTGTTTGAAGACACGGCAGCAAAACTTTTGAAGGATGACGCAAACCTAAAAGCTAAATTCGAACAAAAGAAAAAAGACGACAAAGCTTTTCCGGAAGACGGCGATGCGCAGCTCGACTGGATTTACCGTAACTCGGCTTATTATGAGAAATCGCATATGGAATATCCGGTGTGTAGGAGGGTAAGATAA
- the coaD gene encoding pantetheine-phosphate adenylyltransferase → MKKTAVFPGSFDPITLGHYDIIKRGVGLFDKVVVAIGVNAEKKYMFPLEERKRFIEEAFKDEPKVEVITYQGLTIDLCKKIGAQFILRGLRNPADFEFEKAIAHTNRELSQIETVFLLTAARTSYISSSIVRDVLRNGGDYTILVPDSVRIK, encoded by the coding sequence ATGAAAAAAACAGCAGTATTTCCCGGTTCTTTTGACCCGATTACCCTTGGGCATTATGACATTATAAAGCGCGGCGTTGGCCTGTTTGACAAAGTGGTGGTGGCCATTGGCGTGAATGCCGAGAAGAAATACATGTTTCCGCTGGAGGAGCGTAAAAGGTTTATTGAGGAAGCCTTTAAAGATGAGCCTAAAGTGGAAGTGATAACCTACCAGGGGCTTACCATAGACCTATGCAAGAAGATTGGCGCGCAGTTCATACTCCGCGGGCTTCGCAACCCGGCCGACTTTGAGTTTGAGAAAGCCATAGCCCATACCAACCGTGAACTATCACAGATTGAGACCGTATTCCTGCTTACGGCAGCACGCACATCGTATATAAGCTCGAGCATTGTGCGTGATGTACTCCGCAACGGTGGCGACTATACCATACTGGTGCCTGATTCGGTTCGCATAAAGTAA
- a CDS encoding D-alanine--D-alanine ligase gives MNIAVVMGGYSDESVISIRSGQLILNNLDRAKYTPFEVHILPEGWNVLIDGEKLPLNKGTFSFEQNGSEVKFDVIINTIHGTPGEDGHMQAYWELLEIPYTGCGFYQSALTFNKRDTLSVLLKFNIPKAESIYLSKGDAVSADDVVAKLGLPFMVKPNQSGSSLGVSKVNDINDFNKALEFAFAEDSDILIESYLKGTEVSVGVLNLNGKTTVLGLTEIVSHNDFFDYEAKYLGKSEEITPARVDADTETRIRETAIKAYEALGMTGFSRIDFIVMDGIPHFIEINTNPGLSPASIFPQQAAHAGIPMSELFDSEIKLAMKRKVLWKK, from the coding sequence ATGAACATAGCAGTAGTAATGGGCGGATACAGCGATGAATCTGTCATATCAATACGCAGCGGCCAGCTGATACTAAACAACCTTGACCGTGCAAAATACACCCCGTTTGAAGTGCATATACTCCCTGAAGGATGGAATGTGCTCATCGATGGAGAAAAATTACCCTTAAACAAAGGCACTTTCAGCTTTGAGCAAAACGGCAGTGAGGTGAAGTTTGATGTAATCATTAACACCATACACGGCACGCCGGGCGAAGACGGGCACATGCAGGCCTACTGGGAATTGCTGGAAATTCCGTACACCGGCTGTGGTTTCTACCAGAGCGCGCTGACATTCAACAAGCGTGATACATTATCGGTACTTTTAAAATTCAACATCCCGAAGGCAGAATCCATCTACCTCTCTAAAGGCGATGCGGTAAGCGCTGATGATGTCGTGGCAAAACTTGGGCTGCCTTTTATGGTGAAGCCCAACCAGAGTGGCAGCAGTTTGGGTGTAAGTAAAGTGAATGACATTAATGATTTTAATAAGGCGCTGGAATTTGCCTTTGCAGAAGACAGCGACATACTAATAGAATCATACCTGAAAGGCACAGAAGTATCGGTTGGCGTACTTAACCTCAACGGGAAGACTACGGTTTTGGGCCTGACAGAAATAGTTTCGCACAACGACTTTTTTGATTACGAAGCAAAATACCTTGGTAAGAGCGAGGAGATTACCCCTGCCCGTGTGGATGCCGATACCGAAACCCGTATACGAGAAACGGCCATAAAAGCCTATGAAGCACTGGGTATGACGGGTTTCAGCCGAATCGACTTTATCGTTATGGACGGCATTCCGCATTTTATTGAGATCAATACCAACCCGGGATTATCGCCCGCAAGCATTTTCCCGCAGCAGGCTGCACACGCGGGTATACCAATGTCTGAACTATTTGACAGCGAGATAAAGCTGGCGATGAAGCGGAAGGTTTTGTGGAAGAAGTAA
- a CDS encoding PASTA domain-containing protein produces MSLRNFLTSKVFFKNLAAAIGIIIVCVIAMLYWLDYTTNHGEEITVPNLSKMTVEKATEVLEDAELEPLILDTVDFVPGYPPYTVVQQDPLPNDKVKDGRKIYIKINAGGFSTVTLPNLIQRTLREAEPTLSAAELVVGKKTYKPYLAKDIVLEMWQDGKKLKAGDKVMKSSKIDLVLGDGKTGFDDSELESEGGNVIDAGTPPAPEDLND; encoded by the coding sequence ATGAGCCTTAGAAATTTTTTAACCAGCAAGGTATTTTTCAAAAACCTCGCAGCCGCCATCGGGATAATCATTGTTTGTGTTATTGCAATGCTGTACTGGCTTGATTACACCACAAACCACGGCGAAGAGATAACGGTGCCTAACCTGAGCAAAATGACCGTGGAGAAGGCTACGGAAGTGCTTGAAGATGCTGAGCTGGAACCGTTGATTCTTGATACTGTAGATTTTGTGCCCGGCTACCCGCCATACACTGTTGTACAGCAGGACCCGCTGCCGAATGACAAGGTGAAAGACGGCCGTAAGATTTATATTAAGATAAATGCAGGCGGATTCTCGACCGTTACTTTGCCCAACCTGATACAGCGTACGCTTCGTGAGGCTGAACCAACACTTAGTGCGGCTGAACTGGTTGTCGGTAAAAAAACATACAAGCCATACCTGGCGAAAGACATTGTGCTTGAAATGTGGCAGGACGGCAAAAAGCTGAAGGCCGGCGACAAGGTGATGAAATCGAGTAAGATTGACCTTGTGCTTGGCGATGGCAAAACAGGTTTTGACGACAGTGAGCTTGAAAGTGAAGGAGGAAATGTAATTGATGCCGGAACACCGCCGGCACCGGAAGATTTAAATGACTAG
- a CDS encoding RluA family pseudouridine synthase, which translates to MTSTIIEQPSDEELYEHHRFEAGKGQAPLRVDKFLMNLVENATRNKIQKAAERGNIYVNDVPVKSNHKVKAGDIVRMLMEHPPYEYLLEPENIPLDIVFEDDQLLVVNKPAGMVVHPGHGNYSGTLVNALAYHFDNLPMNSSERPGLVHRIDKDTSGLLVIAKTEHAMSYLAEQFAQKTSEREYIALVWGNIEEEEGTIEGHIGRHVKDRMQMAVFPDDSSGAKHAVTHYKVLERFGYVTLVSCKLETGRTHQIRVHMKHIGHTLFNDARYGGDMILKGTTFTKYKQFVDNCFKILPRQALHAKTLGFEHPVTKEFLRFDTEMPQDMQECIEKWRGYSKSHTPEEED; encoded by the coding sequence ATGACTAGTACTATTATAGAACAACCCTCAGACGAGGAATTGTATGAGCACCACAGGTTTGAAGCAGGCAAAGGCCAGGCGCCGCTCCGCGTTGATAAATTCCTGATGAACCTGGTGGAAAATGCCACCCGCAACAAAATACAGAAGGCTGCCGAAAGGGGCAACATTTATGTAAATGATGTTCCTGTAAAATCAAACCATAAGGTAAAGGCCGGCGATATCGTGCGTATGCTTATGGAGCATCCGCCGTATGAGTACTTGCTTGAGCCTGAGAATATTCCCTTAGATATCGTTTTTGAAGATGACCAACTGCTTGTGGTGAACAAACCTGCGGGCATGGTGGTGCATCCCGGTCATGGCAATTATAGCGGAACGCTTGTAAATGCGCTGGCTTACCATTTTGATAACCTGCCCATGAACAGCAGCGAAAGGCCGGGGCTGGTGCACCGTATAGATAAAGATACGTCGGGGCTTTTGGTTATTGCCAAAACCGAGCATGCCATGAGCTACCTGGCCGAACAGTTTGCCCAGAAAACCAGCGAGCGTGAATACATAGCACTTGTTTGGGGAAATATTGAAGAGGAGGAAGGTACGATAGAAGGACACATAGGGCGCCACGTAAAAGACCGTATGCAGATGGCTGTATTCCCGGATGACAGCAGCGGAGCAAAACACGCCGTAACGCATTATAAAGTCTTGGAGCGTTTTGGCTACGTAACCCTTGTATCATGCAAGCTGGAAACGGGCCGCACCCACCAGATACGCGTACACATGAAGCACATAGGCCATACCCTTTTTAACGATGCCCGCTACGGTGGCGACATGATACTGAAGGGCACCACCTTTACCAAATACAAACAGTTTGTAGATAACTGCTTTAAGATATTGCCACGCCAGGCGCTGCATGCCAAGACACTTGGCTTTGAGCACCCGGTAACGAAAGAATTCCTACGCTTTGATACCGAAATGCCTCAGGATATGCAGGAATGCATTGAAAAATGGCGAGGCTACTCTAAATCACATACCCCTGAAGAGGAGGATTGA
- a CDS encoding YceI family protein, which produces MNTTKWAVDPTHSEIGFKVKHMMFTNVSGQFANFTAEAQTNGDSFDDAKFTFSGDIDSVSTGNADRDGHLQSADFFDAAQFPKLTFESTSFTKKNEGEYKLEGNLTVHGVTKPVTLDAEFGGIAKDPWGNIKAGFSITGKLNRKDFGLTWNSALETGGVLVGEEVKLAIELQFVKQ; this is translated from the coding sequence ATGAATACAACCAAATGGGCGGTAGACCCAACACATTCAGAAATAGGCTTTAAAGTAAAGCACATGATGTTTACTAACGTATCAGGCCAGTTTGCCAATTTTACGGCAGAGGCACAAACAAACGGCGATAGCTTTGACGATGCGAAATTCACTTTCAGCGGCGATATCGATTCGGTATCAACCGGCAATGCCGACCGCGACGGCCACCTGCAAAGCGCTGACTTTTTTGATGCGGCGCAATTCCCGAAATTGACTTTTGAGTCGACATCTTTCACAAAGAAAAATGAAGGCGAATACAAACTGGAAGGAAACCTTACCGTACACGGCGTAACGAAACCTGTAACCCTCGATGCGGAGTTTGGCGGGATAGCGAAAGACCCGTGGGGCAACATAAAGGCCGGATTCAGCATTACAGGTAAATTGAACCGTAAAGACTTTGGCCTTACCTGGAACTCAGCCCTTGAAACCGGCGGCGTACTGGTAGGCGAAGAGGTAAAACTGGCAATTGAATTGCAGTTTGTAAAGCAATAA
- a CDS encoding pirin family protein, translated as MENTVLHKAATRGRANHGWLNSYHTFSFANYQNPERVHFGALRVLNDDTVAAGMGFGTHPHDNMEIISIPLEGDLEHKDSMGNTAVIRKGDIQIMSAGTGISHSEYNKNKDKLTKFLQIWVFPNKRNVTPRYDQITLNEADRHNKLQQVLSPNADDEGVWINQDAWFHMGKFDEGFATEYNFKKKGNGVYAFVLKGDITIGNIALNERDGLGIWDTDAIKITANSQDAEVLLMEVPMAL; from the coding sequence ATGGAAAATACAGTTTTGCACAAAGCGGCCACACGCGGCCGGGCCAATCACGGTTGGCTAAATTCTTACCACACCTTCAGTTTTGCCAACTACCAAAATCCGGAAAGGGTACACTTCGGTGCACTTAGGGTATTGAATGACGATACTGTTGCGGCAGGCATGGGCTTCGGCACGCACCCGCACGACAATATGGAAATCATCTCCATTCCACTTGAGGGCGACCTGGAGCACAAAGACAGCATGGGTAACACCGCTGTCATCCGCAAAGGTGATATACAAATTATGAGCGCGGGTACGGGTATTTCGCACAGCGAATACAATAAGAATAAAGACAAGCTTACAAAGTTCCTTCAAATTTGGGTATTCCCGAATAAGCGAAACGTGACTCCGAGATACGACCAAATCACGCTGAACGAAGCCGACCGCCATAACAAGCTGCAGCAGGTGCTTTCACCAAATGCTGATGATGAAGGCGTGTGGATAAACCAGGATGCATGGTTCCACATGGGTAAATTTGATGAAGGCTTTGCGACTGAATACAACTTTAAGAAGAAAGGAAACGGAGTGTATGCTTTTGTTTTGAAGGGCGATATCACGATAGGCAATATTGCCCTGAATGAACGTGACGGCCTCGGAATCTGGGATACAGACGCAATTAAGATCACAGCCAATTCTCAGGATGCAGAAGTGCTGTTGATGGAAGTACCGATGGCTTTATAA
- a CDS encoding Crp/Fnr family transcriptional regulator, producing MYQQINENISRYVSFSKEELNVLNSLLEHKVVPKKTIMLHEGEMCNFEAFVVKGCVRKYYIDENGFEVILQFATENAWVSDISFSIYEDKPSKVFIETLEDSEFLTFSPQTKEELFARAPRFERAFRILLQRHLSATQNRLFHTIAMPAQERYLEFLEQYPTLPQRVAQHYIASYLGISPEFLSKIRKKLTKG from the coding sequence ATGTATCAGCAAATCAATGAAAATATAAGCCGCTACGTATCTTTCAGCAAAGAAGAGCTAAATGTGCTTAATTCATTGCTTGAACATAAAGTTGTGCCGAAGAAAACCATCATGCTGCATGAAGGTGAAATGTGCAACTTCGAAGCATTTGTGGTGAAAGGCTGCGTACGCAAATACTATATAGACGAGAATGGCTTTGAAGTCATACTGCAGTTCGCCACAGAAAATGCCTGGGTAAGCGATATCTCCTTCAGCATATATGAAGATAAGCCCAGTAAGGTTTTTATTGAAACGCTTGAGGACAGCGAGTTCCTTACCTTCTCACCCCAAACCAAAGAAGAACTTTTTGCCCGCGCCCCGCGATTCGAAAGGGCATTCCGCATACTCCTTCAGCGCCATCTTTCTGCTACACAAAACAGGTTATTCCACACTATAGCCATGCCCGCACAGGAACGATACCTTGAATTCCTAGAGCAATACCCTACACTGCCCCAACGGGTGGCACAGCACTACATAGCCTCGTATCTTGGCATTTCACCTGAGTTTCTGAGTAAAATAAGGAAGAAGTTAACTAAAGGCTGA
- a CDS encoding VOC family protein, which yields MARVTGIGGLFFRSKDNKALGAWYEKYFGITFSMDKEVWRQDAGPTVFSPFKETTDYFGRPDQQFMVNLRVEGLDELIETMKADGVKVDDNRMEDEIGKFAWIYDPEGYKIELWEPSDHAK from the coding sequence ATGGCAAGAGTAACAGGAATAGGCGGATTGTTCTTCCGCTCAAAAGACAACAAAGCGCTGGGCGCATGGTATGAAAAATACTTCGGGATTACATTTTCAATGGATAAAGAAGTATGGAGGCAGGATGCAGGGCCGACTGTTTTCTCGCCCTTTAAAGAGACAACAGACTACTTCGGAAGGCCAGACCAGCAGTTTATGGTAAACCTTCGAGTGGAGGGGCTGGATGAGCTGATTGAAACCATGAAGGCTGACGGCGTAAAGGTTGACGATAACCGCATGGAAGACGAAATAGGCAAATTTGCCTGGATATATGACCCGGAAGGCTACAAAATTGAGCTTTGGGAGCCTTCGGATCACGCGAAGTAA